One Prolixibacteraceae bacterium DNA segment encodes these proteins:
- a CDS encoding SRPBCC domain-containing protein: MKDYKKYFTLSGSPEDIYNCLTNPVMIEIWTGEPAVMPKEPGGEFSMWDGAICGKILDLVPNKQIDQLWYFGEDLYSPVSIKLHPHKKGTSVEVKQTNIPEDAYDNIAEGWDEDYFGALEELFEI, translated from the coding sequence ATGAAAGATTACAAGAAGTATTTTACATTATCTGGATCTCCTGAAGATATATATAATTGTCTTACCAATCCCGTAATGATTGAGATTTGGACTGGCGAGCCAGCAGTGATGCCGAAAGAGCCTGGAGGTGAGTTCTCTATGTGGGATGGTGCAATTTGTGGAAAGATATTAGATCTTGTCCCGAATAAACAGATTGACCAATTGTGGTATTTTGGAGAAGACCTTTATTCTCCAGTTTCAATTAAGTTACACCCTCATAAGAAAGGAACGAGCGTAGAGGTAAAGCAGACTAATATTCCAGAAGATGCGTATGATAACATCGCTGAGGGCTGGGATGAGGATTACTTTGGTGCTCTGGAAGAACTTTTTGAGATCTAA
- a CDS encoding gliding motility lipoprotein GldD: protein MKNIICYLFLLISLTQLLGCKDHSIPKPRGYFRITLPEKSYHKTFAETFNFSIPDYTTFYRKKAKEKDDFYEVSFPKNGAKIYLSYFDVNNNLPILIEEAHKWAFKHSIRADAIEQKEYVNNTNKTYGLVYTIEGNAASPMQFYLTDSTKHFLRGALYFHNVPNQDSLQPVINFITKDIVELIETTHWNE from the coding sequence ATGAAAAATATTATATGCTATTTATTCCTCCTGATCTCTTTAACGCAGTTGTTGGGATGCAAAGACCATAGTATTCCTAAACCTAGGGGATATTTTAGAATTACCCTACCAGAAAAATCATATCATAAAACATTCGCAGAGACTTTCAACTTCTCCATTCCAGACTATACTACTTTTTATAGAAAAAAAGCAAAAGAGAAAGATGATTTCTACGAAGTAAGCTTCCCTAAAAATGGGGCAAAGATCTACTTAAGCTATTTTGATGTGAACAACAACCTACCTATCTTAATAGAAGAAGCACACAAGTGGGCATTTAAACACTCTATTAGGGCAGATGCTATCGAACAGAAAGAGTATGTAAACAATACGAATAAAACGTATGGTTTGGTTTATACAATCGAAGGGAATGCTGCATCTCCAATGCAATTCTACTTAACAGATTCAACCAAACATTTCCTTCGTGGTGCTCTATATTTCCATAATGTACCAAACCAAGATAGTCTACAACCTGTTATCAACTTTATTACTAAAGATATCGTAGAACTGATTGAAACAACCCATTGGAATGAATAA
- the corA gene encoding magnesium/cobalt transporter CorA, which yields MINYIYSDDNGYHFSSSSNSLQDLDGKDLLCVDLESPSFEEKSIVEEYFDITFLSWHKAEEIESSSRYSENGEVVRANSNFMRVVDGKFGYTPVSFIIKNKILFAYHSEKTNGFYQVYERLVGQPSMDFTGWYVFLTLLDVRIDFDADLIEFVGREINAISQRIRFKQELEERLILEIAKLQEATMLLRENIVDKQRVMSSILKSRRFPEDDKAQLRMMLKDAGSLIDHTAFSFERLDFLQSTLMGLIDLDQNKIIKIFTVVTVIFSPPTLIASMYGMNFRFMPELTWKFGYPFCIFLMISSSLLTLVFFKRKKWL from the coding sequence ATGATAAATTATATCTACAGCGATGACAATGGCTATCACTTTTCTTCTTCTTCTAACTCTCTACAGGATTTAGATGGAAAAGATCTTTTATGTGTTGATTTAGAATCTCCTTCTTTCGAGGAGAAAAGTATTGTAGAAGAGTATTTTGATATTACTTTTTTAAGTTGGCATAAAGCCGAAGAGATTGAGAGTAGTTCTCGTTATTCTGAGAATGGAGAGGTGGTCCGTGCGAACTCAAACTTTATGCGAGTTGTCGATGGTAAGTTTGGTTATACGCCTGTCTCTTTCATCATAAAGAACAAGATTCTATTTGCTTATCACTCTGAAAAGACTAATGGTTTTTATCAAGTGTATGAGCGCCTAGTTGGTCAACCTTCAATGGATTTTACTGGATGGTATGTATTCTTAACTCTATTAGATGTTCGGATTGATTTTGATGCGGATTTGATAGAGTTTGTTGGCCGTGAAATTAATGCAATTAGTCAGCGTATTCGTTTTAAACAGGAGTTAGAAGAGCGTCTGATTTTGGAGATCGCGAAACTACAAGAGGCAACCATGTTGTTACGAGAGAATATTGTCGATAAACAAAGAGTGATGTCGTCTATATTAAAAAGTAGACGTTTTCCTGAAGACGATAAGGCTCAATTGAGAATGATGCTGAAGGATGCCGGTTCCTTAATTGATCATACTGCTTTTAGCTTTGAGCGATTGGACTTCCTTCAAAGTACTTTGATGGGTTTGATTGATCTAGATCAGAATAAGATAATTAAGATTTTTACTGTCGTAACAGTGATTTTCTCTCCACCAACTTTAATAGCAAGTATGTATGGTATGAACTTTCGATTTATGCCTGAACTTACATGGAAGTTTGGATACCCATTTTGTATTTTTCTGATGATATCTAGTTCTCTATTAACTTTGGTGTTTTTTAAGAGAAAGAAGTGGTTATAA
- a CDS encoding 4'-phosphopantetheinyl transferase superfamily protein, whose translation MNKDHVEIYNLHHATLAICKISKVEEKDIETFRLSIDDIERIKRIKNNRRKREWIISRMLVKLLLNGEYPQINYLSNGKPYLRSNDSHLSISHSMDYVAVIISNTHNVAVDVENIHRKIIHIKDRFINKKEQTSDTLDLFKLWCAKEAVYKILEYPSVDLLSETTVSKDFKTIHFSRTNEIINIQYIHLEDNILCYIIR comes from the coding sequence ATGAATAAGGACCATGTAGAAATTTACAATCTTCATCATGCGACACTCGCAATTTGCAAAATCAGTAAGGTAGAAGAGAAAGATATTGAGACATTTAGACTCTCTATAGACGACATAGAACGTATTAAAAGGATAAAAAATAATAGGAGAAAAAGAGAGTGGATTATTTCTCGCATGTTAGTTAAACTACTTTTAAATGGGGAGTATCCTCAAATTAATTATCTTTCAAATGGGAAACCATATCTCAGATCTAATGATTCACACCTCTCCATTTCTCACTCCATGGATTATGTGGCAGTCATCATCTCTAATACGCATAATGTAGCCGTCGATGTAGAAAACATCCATCGTAAAATCATTCATATTAAAGACAGATTCATAAACAAAAAGGAACAAACATCCGACACACTAGACCTCTTTAAATTATGGTGTGCAAAAGAAGCAGTCTATAAAATACTAGAATATCCTTCTGTGGACCTACTATCTGAGACTACAGTATCTAAAGATTTCAAGACAATCCACTTCTCTCGCACCAACGAAATCATTAATATTCAATACATTCATCTAGAGGACAATATTTTATGTTACATTATAAGATAA
- the pgl gene encoding 6-phosphogluconolactonase: MKEAQYISYKNKEDIAMALIDWIENWLDDVKDHPAIHIAISGGNTPKILFKYLAQSKHLDLFKNVHFWWVDERCVPMDDPESNFLYFNEYFVKPTGFSSEQVHPIDGTNNPDSEAMRYGELIETHISKKDTWPIFDLILLGMGDDGHTASIFPHQIEYITSQEICVVATHPITKQKRISLTGSVINRSKQVIFLVTGADKKDIFNEIKNQSTNAIQYPAYHIQSNKPVLWFIDKDVE; the protein is encoded by the coding sequence ATGAAAGAAGCTCAATATATATCTTATAAGAACAAAGAAGATATAGCAATGGCATTAATAGATTGGATAGAAAATTGGCTGGATGATGTAAAAGATCATCCAGCAATTCATATTGCAATCTCTGGAGGAAACACGCCAAAAATACTATTCAAATACCTAGCCCAAAGCAAACACCTTGATCTATTCAAAAATGTACACTTTTGGTGGGTAGACGAACGTTGTGTTCCAATGGATGATCCGGAGAGCAACTTTCTCTATTTCAACGAGTATTTTGTTAAACCTACAGGATTTTCTTCAGAGCAAGTACATCCAATTGATGGGACAAATAACCCAGACAGTGAAGCAATGCGATATGGCGAGCTTATCGAAACACATATCTCGAAGAAAGACACTTGGCCTATTTTCGATCTCATCCTTCTTGGAATGGGAGATGATGGACACACCGCAAGTATTTTTCCCCACCAAATTGAGTATATTACATCACAGGAAATTTGTGTCGTAGCAACACATCCAATCACAAAACAGAAAAGAATCTCTTTAACGGGTTCTGTAATCAACAGATCAAAACAAGTTATTTTTCTTGTTACAGGAGCGGATAAAAAAGATATTTTTAACGAAATTAAAAATCAAAGTACTAATGCGATTCAATATCCAGCATATCATATACAGAGCAATAAACCAGTTCTCTGGTTTATTGATAAAGATGTTGAATAA
- the zwf gene encoding glucose-6-phosphate dehydrogenase codes for MNRPISQALIIFGASGDLTKRKLIPSLYKLFIQKSLPENFILIGASRTVFTDEQFRTKSTEFLQEEDQNSIEEFKKIIHYQPVQPDNIEDYQKLKGRIDTLCEKKNIEKNLIFYLSTPPALYTIIPKNLAEVGLNKEEGHFSRLIVEKPFGTDLESALKLNQELLSNFEEHQIYRIDHYLGKETVQNLLVLRFANAIFEPIWNRNFIERVEITSAESLGVEKRGGYYDKSGALRDMIQNHLLQLVGLLAMEPPVEVEADAIRNETLKVFKAFAPFTSDEQIKNNVVRGQYISSRIKNEEIKGYRQEEGVDENSRTETFAAIKFYINNWRWSNVPFYIRTGKKLPTRVSEMVIHFKNSPHHLFSGGKELPQINNQLIIRIQPDEGILMKFGMKEPGSGFVTKPVNMNFHYNTLSEKELPSAYQRLLLDCMIGDATLYARGDSVIEAWKFVKPIQEYWKKSDAPIFGYPAGTWGPHEADNLIEGDEQTWRYPCKNLSNDGYYCEL; via the coding sequence ATGAATAGACCAATTTCGCAAGCACTCATCATTTTTGGTGCATCAGGGGATCTTACTAAAAGAAAACTAATTCCATCTCTATATAAACTTTTTATCCAAAAAAGTCTTCCAGAAAATTTCATTCTAATTGGAGCCAGTCGCACAGTATTCACCGACGAACAATTTAGAACGAAATCCACCGAATTCCTTCAAGAGGAGGACCAAAATAGCATTGAAGAGTTTAAAAAAATCATTCATTATCAACCGGTACAACCTGACAACATAGAGGACTACCAAAAACTAAAGGGTAGGATTGATACGCTGTGTGAAAAGAAGAATATCGAAAAAAACTTGATTTTCTATCTCTCTACTCCTCCTGCTCTTTATACCATAATACCTAAAAATCTTGCAGAGGTTGGACTAAACAAAGAAGAGGGGCACTTCAGCAGATTAATTGTCGAAAAACCTTTTGGTACAGATCTAGAAAGTGCGCTTAAACTCAACCAAGAACTTCTAAGCAACTTTGAGGAACACCAAATATACCGAATAGACCACTACCTTGGCAAAGAGACAGTACAGAACTTATTGGTACTAAGATTTGCAAATGCAATCTTCGAACCAATATGGAACAGAAACTTCATTGAAAGAGTAGAGATTACCTCTGCTGAAAGTCTTGGAGTGGAAAAGAGAGGAGGATATTACGATAAGTCGGGGGCACTAAGAGACATGATCCAAAATCACCTACTGCAACTTGTTGGTCTTCTTGCAATGGAGCCTCCTGTAGAAGTAGAGGCTGATGCTATTCGAAACGAGACACTCAAAGTTTTTAAGGCCTTTGCACCATTCACATCTGACGAGCAAATAAAAAACAACGTAGTACGCGGACAGTATATCTCTTCTCGTATAAAGAACGAGGAGATTAAAGGGTACAGACAAGAAGAAGGGGTCGATGAGAACTCTAGAACGGAGACATTCGCTGCAATCAAATTCTATATCAACAATTGGAGATGGAGCAATGTACCATTCTATATCAGAACAGGAAAAAAACTTCCAACGAGAGTCTCTGAGATGGTTATTCATTTTAAAAACTCTCCTCACCACCTTTTCTCTGGAGGCAAAGAACTTCCTCAGATCAACAACCAATTGATCATCAGAATACAACCAGATGAAGGGATATTGATGAAATTCGGAATGAAAGAACCTGGATCAGGATTTGTTACCAAACCTGTCAATATGAATTTTCACTACAACACCCTTTCAGAAAAAGAGTTGCCATCTGCCTATCAAAGACTACTTCTTGACTGCATGATTGGGGATGCAACACTTTATGCAAGAGGAGACTCCGTTATTGAGGCTTGGAAGTTTGTAAAACCAATACAGGAATATTGGAAAAAAAGCGATGCGCCTATTTTTGGCTATCCTGCAGGAACATGGGGACCTCATGAAGCAGATAATTTAATTGAAGGAGATGAACAAACATGGAGGTATCCTTGTAAGAATCTAAGTAATGATGGTTACTACTGTGAACTTTAA